The proteins below are encoded in one region of Apium graveolens cultivar Ventura chromosome 4, ASM990537v1, whole genome shotgun sequence:
- the LOC141718140 gene encoding cytochrome P450 CYP736A12-like, giving the protein MTLSWAFSFLFLVLGAAFWWILDTRQRKLLPPGPRGLPIVGSLLSLGSLPHRTFHELSKKYGPIMSLRMGSVPAIVVSSPEAAQLFLKTHDSVFAARPQMEAVAHMSYGNNGISFTNGTYWRHVRKFVVQELLAPAKVNSFRGMRRDEVGLVVEDIKKAAVAGEVVNVSDKVGGLIENMTFRFLLGRSKDDRFDLKGIMTEAFTLAGQFNLADFVPSLKPLDLQGLSRKYEATSKKLDAMLELIIEEHEQNLNNGTLKNNRDIVDEMISLSRNNASINHQELAKLIDRPSIKSIMIDIITAAIDTSFTSIEWILTELMRHPGAMKKCQEELTSIVGLDRMVEETDLPKLEYLYMVIREGMRLHPIVPLLGPHEAKEDIVVNGYHIPQKSRIIVNAWAIGRDSKVWGDNALEFIPERFSESKIDLRGRDFELLPFGSGRRGCPGMQLGLLSVQLVLAQLLHCFDWELPHGKSAEDLDMTEQFGLTIPRIEHLLLVPKIRI; this is encoded by the exons ATGACACTTTCCTGGGCTTTTTCATTTCTGTTCCTGGTCCTTGGAGCTGCATTCTGGTGGATACTCGACACCAGGCAGCGTAAGCTACTGCCACCAGGCCCGAGAGGATTACCGATTGTTGGTAGCCTTTTAAGTTTGGGCAGCCTTCCCCACCGCACCTTCCATGAGTTGTCCAAGAAGTATGGTCCTATAATGTCTTTACGCATGGGTTCGGTGCCAGCTATAGTTGTCTCGTCTCCTGAGGCTGCTCAACTTTTCCTTAAAACTCATGACAGTGTTTTTGCAGCACGACCACAAATGGAGGCTGTTGCACATATGTCATATGGTAACAATGGCATTAGTTTTACCAATGGTACGTACTGGAGGCATGTGAGAAAATTTGTTGTACAAGAGCTTTTAGCTCCCGCAAAAGTTAATTCTTTTCGAGGGATGAGAAGAGATGAGGTTGGCTTAGTCGTGGAGGACATTAAGAAAGCTGCCGTGGCTGGTGAGGTGGTGAATGTTAGTGATAAGGTAGGGGGTTTAATTGAGAACATGACGTTTAGGTTCCTTTTAGGACGAAGCAAAGATGATCGCTTTGATCTCAAGGGCATCATGACGGAAGCCTTTACTTTGGCTGGACAGTTTAATCTTGCTGACTTTGTGCCCTCCCTAAAGCCACTTGACCTTCAG GGATTGTCACGCAAATATGAGGCAACAAGCAAGAAACTTGATGCAATGTTGGAGCTAATTATTGAGGAGCATGAGCAAAATTTGAATAATGGCACTCTTAAGAATAATCGTGACATTGTCGATGAAATGATATCTTTATCTAGAAATAACGCTTCTATCAACCATCAAGAGCTAGCCAAACTGATTGACAGACCCAGTATCAAGTCCATCATGATCGATATCATTACAGCAGCAATTGACACCTCATTTACATCAATCGAATGGATACTAACAGAACTAATGAGACATCCAGGCGCAATGAAAAAATGTCAAGAGGAGCTAACTTCCATTGTTGGACTTGATAGAATGGTGGAGGAGACGGATTTGCCCAAACTAGAATATCTGTACATGGTTATTAGAGAAGGTATGAGACTACACCCTATTGTACCGTTACTTGGTCCCCATGAAGCTAAGGAGGATATTGTAGTTAATGGATATCATATCCCTCAGAAGTCACGAATTATTGTAAACGCATGGGCTATAGGACGAGATTCTAAGGTGTGGGGTGACAATGCTCTAGAATTCATTCCAGAGAGGTTTTCTGAGAGTAAAATAGATCTTCGAGGACGTGATTTTGAGCTCTTACCATTTGGTAGTGGTAGAAGAGGGTGTCCAGGTATGCAACTGGGGTTGCTCAGCGTTCAGCTAGTGTTGGCTCAGTTGCTACATTGTTTTGATTGGGAGTTACCGCACGGCAAATCTGCTGAAGACTTGGATATGACTGAGCAGTTTGGGCTAACTATTCCCCGAATCGAACACTTGCTCTTGGTGCCTAAGATTCGTATTTAA